From the genome of Pirellulales bacterium:
AGCCAAGCGGGCTGATTGTACGTGGTTAGAATGACGGAAATGCGCATTTCGGCGCTCGGAGTCGGCAAATAAAATAAACAACCCGGATCGGCGCAGTTTCTTAAACTTACTGTGCGGCAAATGGTAGCAATACGGCCAGGCGAACTCCACAGCGCCTTTGCAAGAATGCATCAGAAAAACAGGACGAAAACGAAATTAACGGGGGACAGCGTCCACTTGAATTTCGTTGACCAATGTTTCATTAGTCAAATATTTCATTGCCGCATGCTGGGCCTTCTGTTTGCAATAAAAATTTGCGCAATGGCCGCGAAGCACCAAAGTATCGCCGGTGGTTTCCACCTGCAATTCGTGAATTGCCCCACTAGTTTGGCGACGGATGCTGCGTTTAATGCGAACGATACGCCGGCGCTGCTCATCGACCGCTGTGGCTGACACGATTTTAGCTACCGGCTCCGCGGAAGCAGCCTGCGGCGAGTTTTGTATCATGATCGTTCCTCCTACCTATTCGCGCACCCTTGCGCTTCAGGCAGCCTTGCTCCCAGAGAAACGTCCCTGTGTCTTGTGCGGAAGACCGCGTGCCAGACAAGATACGCAATTCCCGCTGTCCCGGTTTAACAAAGTGACACCGCGTTCCAACACGCCGAGGTAGGCAAATGAACTTCATCTGACAACTACGACGGTTCAAGTCACTGTAAAGCCGTCGCGCAGCGGGTGTCAACCCCGCTTGCATCGCCATTAAGAATATACAAATAAACCGTTTAATATTTTGCAAACATAGCGACCATTGCCCATTCAACATCTGCGACATGCATGCACATTCGCCATTGACAAAATTCGTATACGGTTCACTTAATCTTCCCGGACTTCCGTAGATGGGCAATCACTTCGTCGGCCAGCGTTTCGGCATCTTTTTTGCTAGCATCCAACCGAAGCTCAGGTTGTTGTGGCGCTTCGTAAGGGTCGTCGATGCCCGTGAAGCCCTTCAACTCGCCAGCCCGGGCTTTTTTATATAACCCTTTGGGATCGCGCTTTTCGCACACTTCGATGGGCGCATCGACAAATACATCAATGAAGTCTCCCGGCTTCAGCCGGGCCCGCACAGCATCGCGATCGCGCCGGTAGGGGCTAATAAAGGCTGTGAGCGCGATAATTCCCGCCGAACAAAACAGTTCCGCTACTGCGCCAATGCGACGAATATTTTCCTCTCGATCTTGTGCTGAAAATCCCAGCCCAAATCGCTTGCTGAACTCTTCTCCATGCCGCTCCTTTAGCAAAGCAGGCGAGGCATTCAGCCCGTGCCGTACGTTATCGCCATCCAATACGAAGCTTCGGTAGCCCATCGAGTGCAATTTGTGATCGACCAAATTGCTGATCGTGCTTTTGCCGCAAGCGCTTAGGCCTGTGAACCATACCACGCATCCTTGATGTTTGTTTAGCGCTTCGCGTTCCTCACGACCCACACTGTGTTCGTGCCAATGAACATGAACTTTTTCTTCGGACATGGCTGCGATAGCTCCTAGGGGCGATATAATTAGACATGCTCGCGAGAGTTGGATCATATCGGACGATGGAGAATGAGAAAAGGGGTTGGGCATCGAACGCATTCGAGTACAACAATGTTCGATTTTGCTGCCAAATTTCCGCTGGGGTTAACTTATCACGATTTTCTTAGCCGTCACGGCACCGAAGAGCAGCGTAGGCGTTGGGCCGCGGTGTTCGATAGGGTGCAATTGACGCCCGCTCAGCGCGAGGTTTTCGCCGGCTTCGTAAGGCCGATGAAAGTGCTGTGTGTGGTTGGCGTCTGGTGCGGCGATTGCGTGAACCAATGTCCTATTTTTCAGCGCTTTGCCGAAGCGGCGCCGCCGCTGGCCATTCGTTATTTCGATCGCGATGTCCACGCCGATTTACAATCGATGCTGCGCATCTGCGGTGGGAATCGGGTGCCGATGGTAGTATTTCTGAGTGAAGACGACGAATTTCTAGGTCTCTACGGCGATCGCACGCTAGCTAAGTACCAGCACATGGCCGTGGATCAACTCGGGCCGGCATGTCCCACGGGGATTGTGCCGCCGCACCAAGCTTTGCTAGATGCCGTGACGCAAGAGTGGTTGAACGAATTTGAGCGGACGCAACTTATGTTGCGTTTGTCGGCACGATTGCGGCAAAAGCACGGTGATTAATTGCGTTGAAAAATTCAGAGAAGATATATCGCCGACCACTGTGCTAGCACGGCCACCAACTGGGATGGTGTTCGGCGCTCTCCTTCGCTATCCTCGTCGCCCCATATCTCTTGGCGGCGTAAATAATGCGCCGATTCGTTACCGCCATCGTCAAGGAGGACGATTGTGGAATCACTCAAGCCAATCATGTTGTGCATCGTATTAGGAGGCGTGGGCTACGGCGTTTATGTGGCCCTCAATCATGCGCCGCCGCCAGAGCCGTCGCCGGCCGATTCTCCCTGGAATAAACCAGCCGACAACGGCTTGGGTAGCATGCACCAAAGCGAAGCAAATTCCATTGTTGGCGCCGGATCGCTGCCAACTGCGCCGACGGCAAACGCTTGGCAAAACCAAGCGCCGGCGAGCGGCAATGGCGCAACCGCCATGCAGCCCATCGCTGGGCCTCCCCCTGGTGCCACGACTTCCGCCAGCCCGCTCTCGCCGCTGGCGACCGCGCCGCTTTTAACTGTGCCTGCCGCCACCACACCACCACAAAGTGCAGTGCTCGCTCCGATCGCTGGTCCGCCGCCAGGCGCTAATGGCAATTCGTCCCCTGGCGCCGTACCGGCAGATCAGCCGCCTGGCATGGGTTCGTCTATCAGCAATGCATCGAATCCCGCCCTATCAAGCGCCGTCAACGTTTCGGCTTCCGACGCCGCAAACCAAACGCCGGGCTCAAACATCCCATCGCTAACTGCCCCCAGTAATGATGCCCAAACACATCACGATTACGATGCCTCCAAACGCACCGTCCTCACGTATTTGAATCACGGTCAACTGGTCGATGCTCTGCGCGAGCTTTCTCGCTGGTACGATCACCCCATCGTGCCGCCGGAAGATCAACCGCATGTCGTCGAATTGCTCAGCCAACTGGCGGGCACGGTAATCTATTCGCGCGATGCCTGGCTCGCACCACCTTACGAAGTGCGTGCCGGAGACACGTTGGAATCAATCGCCCAACAATACCAAGTGCCATGGCAGTTGCTGGCAAAGATTAACAGTCTGCAAGATTCCAGCAGTGTCATGCCCGGACAAAAACTCAAAGTGGTCCGCGGTCCGTTCCAAGCTCAATTGAACACGCAGCAGGGTTGGCTGGCCTTGTTTGTCGATGGCCTGTATGCCGGCCGATATCGAGTAGAAGTGTCCGGGCCGCTGACCAAGCCTAACGGCGATTATCCGGTGGCCAAATTCGCCGCTGGCCAGCTCGGGGCTAGCCCCAGCGGAGCGCCCTTCATCAGCCTGGGTGGCGATTTGCATCTGCGCGTGCCGGAAGATGCCTTGCCGCCGGGCGTCAGCGCAATTCGCATCAGTCGGCAAGATATGAACGATGTGTTCGACATACTTTCGGACCGTTCGCAAGTAACCATCCGCCGCTAAGCGCGGAAATGGCAGTTTCCTGATTTCTGAATGCAGATTGCCGAGTGGGGACTCCGCAACTTCTACTGCATTCGCTACGATAATGCGTAGCTTGGTCTCTTTTGTCGCGCACTCCAGTCTGAAATCTGTATATTTCACCGTTGATTTCTCCTTTCCGCTTTCTGCCTACTGCCTACCGCCTTCTGCACATCATGTACGACCGCCAGGCACTGATGGAACTGGTCCGCAACCGCGCGCTTCGGTTTGGCGACTTCACGCTCGCGTCAGGCAAAAAGGCAAAATACTATCTCGATGGCAAGCAGGTCACGCTTAGCTCTCGCGGCGCGCTACTCGTGGCCGAAGGGTTGCTCGATTTACTCATCGCGCAAGGCCCGCTTCCCACAGCGGTCGGAGGTATGGCGATTGGAGCCGATCCAATCACCGCCGCCATCATTACGGTGGCTGGCCTGCGAAACATTTCGCTCGCCGGCATTTTGGTGCGAAAGGAACCGAAGGGGCATGGCACTAACAAATATGTGGAAGGACCGGTCCAACCTGGTGACACGGTGGCAATTGTTGAAGATGTAGTCACCACTGGCGGTTCGTCGCTGGCGGCCATCGATCGTGTGGAGCAATTCGGCCTGAAGGTAACGTGCGTTGCCGCCATCATCGATCGCTTGGAAGGCGGGGCTAAAGCCTTTACCAGCCGTGGCATTCCGTTTTCAAGTTTGCTGACGATCCGGGACTTCGGCCTCGAGCCGCCGATGGAGTGAACAGTTCGACAATTTTTTCATCCGTAATCAGGATTCCCATTACTGTCATGACCCACTCCCAATCGCTTTCTGGCAAAAAGTTTCTGCTGTTCGTGGAAGACCTGTACGAAGATTTGGAGCTGTGGTATCCCAAGCTGCGGCTAGTGGAAGCCGGCGCGAAGACCACCGTGGCCGGAACGAAGGCCGGTCAAAAGTATGAGGGCAAAAATGGCTACCCATGCGTCGCCGATGCAGCCATTGCCGAAGTGCGGGCGGCAGATTTCGACGGCCTGATTGTGCCCGGCGGATTCATGCCCGACAAACTGCGGCGCGATCCCAAAGTGTTGCAGTTGGTGCGCGACTTTGCCGCGGCGAGCAAACTGGTGGCGGCAATTTGTCACGGCGGCTGGATTCCCATTTCGGCCGGCGTGTACCGTGGCGTGAGAGTGACCGGTTCGCTAGGCATTAAGGACGATTTGGTCAACGCCGGCGCCGTGTGGGAAGATGCGGCGGTGGTTGTCGATCGGCATTTCGTCTCCAGCCGCAAACCGGACGACTTACCCGACTTTTGCCGTGGCATTTTGCAGGTCATGTGCGGCGGAAAGTGAACCGCAGCGATGCTTAGTGTTATTCCCTTGCGTTGATTCGTCTATTTACGGCTGATTCCCAGCGCAGTGAAATTGCCGGTGCTGCTCGAATCGCCACTGCGCAGGGGGCGAATGGAAAGTTCATCCACCCACGCTTCACCTAGGCCGGTGAGTGCAAAGGTCACGGTGAGGTTGTCGGCGTGGCCGGCCGCGCGGTACATCACAAATTCGCGCCAGCCATCAGTCTGCATGATGCGCTGTGCCAGCGCTTCGCCGCCGAACGAATCGAGAATCATTAGCCCATCGACACTGCCGACGACAGGCCCACGCACGCGCACCTGTCCTCGAATGCATACAATGTCGCCGGCAGAAACGTGGACCGGAGCACTGGTAATCCACAGCGGCGGTGATTCCACCAGCATCGCGGCTACGGCTGCCGGCTTTTCCGGCTTCGCGGTTTGCACGCTGAGGTGCAAGCTGTGCAAACCGGCAAATGGAGCCAGCGGCGACAACTCCACGTCGGTGCGCAAATCGGCACGCGCATGTTGAAAGTGTTTCCAACCCGCCTGCAACATGGTCTGAAGATCTTCGAAATCGCCCCCACGCAGCAAATTTTCCCCAGGAGGTAATTGTGCAATCGAAGCGGCGAAGTTGATTTGCTCTGGCAGCGTGTTAAAGCTAACCGCCAGCGGACTGGATACGGGCGATTGCAACGGCTTCACACTTCGTTCCCAAATGTCACGCTGCCAATGCTCTAACGGGTAGGCCGCATTGCGGGCCGTTAAGTACGCCTGCGCGTATTGTCCCGCAGAAAGCAAGGCATCGGCCTGTTGCAAGCCGGTAGCGGCAGTGGCCAGCGGTGTTGTGGCGGCGGGAAGTTCCGGGTGGTTCCCTAAACGCTGATTGACTGCGGCCGTTTGTTCTAGCAAATAGGCGGTTAAACGACGCTGCAATTGGGCCGCGCGCGGAGCAAGTTCAGTCGTGCGACGCTGCATATTCGTGACAATGGTCGGATCGGCGGTAACAAGCACCACCGAGGTCAGCAAAAAATCTTCCAGCGCAATCGACGTGCCGCCGGAAACAATGCTTTTCCGCAGCGGCCGCAAGCCGGCGATCGTGAGTTCATAGGCGCGATAATCTTCCGGCACTCCAGGCACCACCAGCGTGGCGGCGCCGGACTTGGAAGGAGTAACGGCGTCGGGAAACAACGGATCGCGATTCGCTGACCGCAGGTACGTTTGGTCATGGGAAGAATCGGTCATGCCGTTGCCGGCCGCTTCACGCTCCAGCAGCGTACGAGGACTTTTCAAATTTGGATTGCCACCGAGATTTTTCGGTTTGATGCCGGCTAAGCCCGAGCCGCCGGTGCCCGAGGGCGTGCTGGCCGCAGGACCCAAAATCGTTCCCGTAGTATCAGGCGCTGGCACAAACTGCGAATGGTTGGGCACGCGCATGGTGACCACGAGTCTTGTGTTTTCGTAGTTTAAAACAATGGAACTGATGTTCGGATCGCTGGACGTGGCAAACGTAACATAACTGCCGGCTGCGCCCCACGGTTCGATCAAGTCCAGCTCCAGATTCAACAGCGCCAGTTCCGTGGCGCGCAATCGCGTGGCATTATCGGCGGCATCAAGTCGCGAGTTGGAAGCAAACTCAATGCCGCGGGCACCGGAGCAAAACGCTTGATATGCCAACAGACGCAGCGCGCCAGGCTCGACCATTGGCTCTTGCACCGGCGGCAGGCGCGATTGGCCAAGAAATGCCGCCGCTTGATCGATCGCCGCCGGCTGTACTTCGGTTTGTATGACCGCCCAGAGCGGCGTGCCGGGCCGGGCTAACCGTGGCCGCTGGCCAAGCCAAGTGGCGTAATCCTTCAATTCCAAGCTCGTGCCCAGGGGAAAACAGGTTTCAGCTAGCACGTCGGCCTGGCGACTATAAGCCAGCGCGTCTTCTTCTGGATTGCACACCAGCGGACGCCTTAATACATGATCGGCCAAACGTAGTTGCTTGGAAAGTGCTGCTGTGGCCGTCAGTTCGCGGGCCGCTAATCCGCTCCCCAAATGCCACGCCATCACTGGTGCGAAAGCGGCCGTGATGGGCGCCAGTGCATCGGCGCTGGCGGTGGATTGCGGATTTGTGTTCTGTGGATCGACAATTCCTTGTGAATTGGCAATCGGCGGTGGGCCAATCAAACGAATCCCGGTGCGCGTCGCTTCCGTCAGCATGCCGTCGGTTAGGGGCCCCATGCTGCGAACAACTGTGAAGCCTTCCTGCGCGAGCCATTCCAGCGGCTCGCCTTGCGATTGGATAATTCGCGGAAAAATCGGCTTCCCATCAACCATGAATAGCGAACCATTGATGATCACTTGGCGCGCGGTGGATGAATTGGGAACGTTGGGTGTGCTCGGCGCAGCAGCCGCGTTCAAAGGCGCCGCGGAGTCAACGGGCAACGCTTGCGCAAGTGGCGAAGGTGTGGGAATGTTGACTACTGCATTTGTATTCAGTGCTGGGCCGGCGTTGTTGGCTCCAATTTGCGTACTGGCTGTAGGCGCAGAATTCGCAAACGGCACAACGCCATTCACTGCCAGGTCGTCAATGTTAACCATCGTTTGGCCAGGGCCGCCGTATACGTTGAGCAACAGTTGATCGATGTATGCTTCGCGGGCATCCACTTGCGGACCTAGTTGCGCGCGCAGAGCGCGCACTTCACGGCTGAGTAACTGCGGCGTGTCACTGACGGAAAGTTGCTGCCAAAGGCCAACGGTCGAGTAACTGCTGCCCGCCAGTAGGGCCGTTACCGGCTGGCCGCTGCGTGGGTCGGGCGTGTGGGGTAAAACAACTCGGGCAAAAAACTGAACGCCCGGGCGATTGGCTTTAATCCACACACTAGGCATTAGCTCGGCGACCACTCGCGCCGGTTGTAGATCGTGCACGAAATATACATATGTGCCGGCGCCAGCATTAATCTGGAGCAGCTCGGATCTTTGGCCGCTGTGCGGATCGGAATTGATCCGAGCGTGATTTTCCAAGCGATACTGCACATCGGCATCGCTGGGGCGCCAGGTAATTTCGGCGCTTTCAAAATTATCGCCGATCGGCGCAGCCTGCGTTGTCTTAATTGCCGCTGCCAGCATGCAGCCGGCCAGAAATATGCCGCCAACCTGCTTGTGGGGCAGTGAGCAAATCAAGTTGCTAAATCTGCGGCGACCCATTGCACATCCGTGCGCAATCGCGGATTGAAGCAAAATTACAACGTACAAAATACGCGCCTTCTTGGCGCAACATGGCCTTGTATCACGATTTACGATTCGCATCCAGATTGTCTGGGGTGTTTGGTAAACCAGGGCAGGATGATTGCTACTGGATTTAAAAAGCTGTAACTTGTTTTTTAGCAGTAGTTTAACGCGAAGCGTGTTTGACGATCCGCAGCCTGGCACACCGTCTGCTTTAAAGCTGAATCAACCACCTAGGAGACCATCGCCCATGAGCCAGACGACACGCATTGTGAAAAGCACCTCCGACGAACTTCCCGCCGACCTTGTGGAGTTGGTGTCGGCGGTTTCGCAGTTGCCGGAGGAGCATCGCCAATTGCTTGTGCCCACGTTAAATCGTGTTGTGGAAAGCACAAAGCGCCGCCGTCGCATTTTGACGTTGGTACAAGATGCCCTGGGACAATTGCGGCTCGATATGAAGTATTTAATGTTCGATTTGGAAGCCACCCGCAGGGAACGGGACGATTACCGCCGCCAAGTCGAAGAAGCCCAAGAAGATACTTAATCTCTCTCGGCTTTGGCGCTACTTCTTTTGCCCCGGCTGGCAGCCGAAATGCAAGATTTTTGGTCTGCCCTATGACTCTTGCGGTCGGCAATTGGGTAACGCATGATCGCAGGGGAAATTTCCAACTCTAGGCGGCCATGCGACTTATGTCCGGGCATTTTTCGCCGGATTTCGGCCAGATTGTTGCGGCCTTTGACGCTCCAGGATAGGATAAAAGGTCGATAGCCGTCGGATGTTGCCGCCGCACTCAGTTTTTGTTGCCGGTGGTTTTTCGTGCGTCGGCTTTCGGAAACGTGGCATCGTGAATAAGAGAAGGGAAATGCCAATCCGCCGTCCAAGCATGGATGTGCGGGAAGGCACGCTCGGCTCGCGATTCGAATGCGGGATTTGCGGAACAGTTGTTCGCCGTGCTACCTAACGGCCAGCAGCCATTAGATTTGGCCGCAGCTCCAGTCGATCTGCGCGACGCGCGCTTGCGCCTTCACACGCCGCTACACGATTTCCATTGAAGGTTGGCAGGCGAAAATTTCCATTCGGCACATGGCAAATCGTTTTGTCGGTGCCGGCATCGTCTGTGACAACCATTCATGGAGAGGCGCCGACTATTCCCAGCGCTCCAAGGATTATTCGTTGACTTGCTGAAGGCTAGCCGAGTTCGCCATGCCTGAGTGGACCGCGGAACAAATTGGACAAGCGGCATTCGATCGCGATTTGATCGACGAGCACGAATTGCGCACCGTGCTAGCCGAGTCAGGCAGCTTAGAATGCGATCCAGAGCAAATTAAGCAATCGTTGGTGCGCCGCGAGCTGGTCACTAACTACCAACTCGAAAAGCTTCTCCGCGGCGATCGCAGCGGTTTCTTTTACGGCAAATACAAGGTCCTGTATCAAATCGGCAGCGGCACCTTCGCCCGGGTGTTTCGCGCGGTGCATCGCGAAACCGGCGAAGTACGTGCGGTGAAAGTATTGCGGGCCCGGCACTTCGCCATTCCCGAAATGCGCGAGCAGTTTTTGCGTGAAGGCGAAATGGGTTGCACGCTGCGGCATCCCAATATTGTGCCCATTTACGAAGCGGCCGCGACCGCCGGCGCCTGCTACATTGTCATGGAGTTTATCGAGGGACGGAATTTGCGAGAACATTTGCGGGTCCGCTCGCACTTGAAGCCCGAGGAGGCCATTCGGCTGACCGTCGACATTTGCCGTGGGCTCGATTACGCCTTCCAGCGCGGCATTTCGCACAAGGATTTGAAATCCTCCAACGTGCTGATCTCCAGCTTGGGACAAGCCAAACTGTTGGATTTCGGGTTGGCCGGGGCCGATCCCAATTCCAGCGATACCGAATTGGCCAAGTTGGAAAATCCACGCACCATTGATTATGCGGCCCTGGAACGTTGCACCAATGTGCGCAAAGACGACATGCGCAGCGACATCTTTTTCCTGGGCTGTATTTTGTACAACATGCTGTCGGGCAAGCCGGCGCTGGAAGAAACGCAGGATCGTTTGGCCCGGCTCAGCCGGAACCGGTTCGAGGCCATGGCGCCCATCGCCAAATTAATGCCCGAATTGCCTGGAGAAATTGTCGCCATTGTAAACAAGTCGGCGCAATTCTATCCTGACCAGCGCTATCAAACTCCGGCGGAAATGCTGCAAGATTTGTTGCGGGTGAGCCACCGCCGCGCCGCGGGCGCCAACGGCAAGGCACACGATGCCTCTGGCGGCTCGGGCAAGCAGCGTACGCTGATGATTGTCGAACCGAACTTCCAGGCGCAAGAATCGCTGCGAAATCATTTCAAGCAAAAAGGATTTCGTGTGCTCGTCACCGCTGATCCTTTGCGGCCGTCAAGCTTGTTTACCGACAACCACCAGCCGGCCGATTGCGTAATTTTCAGCACTTCGAACCTGGGAGAAGAAGCGCTGGAGGCGTTCAACCATTTTGGCGAGAAAGAAACGACCAAAACCGTGCCCGCCATTTTGTTGCTGGGGCCCAGGCATCAGGACATGGCGGCCCAAGCGCAAACGGCAGATCACCGGGCCACGGTGACCACACCGATCAAAATGAAGCACTTGCTGCGATTGTTCGACGAAATGATGCCGGCGGCTAAAGAGGCGCAAACTTAAGCCGGCGGCGTTTTTCTACCGCCATCGCCGGCACGCTGCCCGGGTTGCCGCCGCTTGCTGGTTATAAATTGACTCCCAGCCGGCGCATCATCATTTTCAAATCTTCCCAGGCGTCACTTTTGGCCGCCGGGTTCCGCAGCAAATAGGCCGGGTGATACGTGCAGACCACCGGAATGCCCTGGTAGTCGTGAAAGCTGCCCCGTAATTTGCCGATGGGTCGCTCTGTATTCAGCAGGGCGCGCGAGGCCACGGCTCCCAGGCAGCAAATGATTTCCGGCCGCACAATATCGAGCTGTCGCTCGAAGTAACCGCGACAATTCGCCACTTCGTCGGGCAGGGGATTGCGATTGTCGGGCGGACGGCATTTTAACACGTTCAGGATGTATACTTCTTCGCGCTGCAGTTTACAGGCAGTAATCATTTTGTTCAGCAACTGTCCGCCGCGGCCAACGAATGGCTCGCCCAAGCGATCTTCGTCGGCTCCCGGGGCTTCACCGAAAAAGCATATGCGGGCCGCATTATTGCCTACGCCAAATACCGTTTGCGTGCGATTAGCCACCAGCATTGGGCAGCGCGTGCAGGCAGCTACTTCGCGCTGAATGATTTCCAGCGCTGACGCCCGTTCCTGAGGCGGCAGCAGTTTGCGCTCCGCAGTCGGAGCATCAAAGAGCGATCGCTCCTCCGTCGGGGAAGCGATGGATTTTGCTGCGGAGGCCGCTGCTGATGAATTGGCCATTTTTTCTCCCTCTTCTTTGGGAAGATTTTCCATCCGAACTCCCTCTCCCTTTGGGAGAGGGCCGGGTCGTTCGGGACTCACTGTGACGAGCTGAGGATGCAGGGGAATTGGTAATTCAACCGACATTGGTACGCCGGCTACGGCGCCCGCCCGTTTCGCCTTCGGCAAATGCGTAATGCCGGCGCGCTGGAGACTTTCCAACCGCTGCGTTACGATACGGGCTGCCTTGGTTCGCAAATCGTCGGACATTTTGTTCACGGTTCTTTCAAGTTTGAGTTACGTAGCGTAAGTATATGCAGCAACTGCTAATTAGAAATGGGCTGTTCAAAACTTGATTCGCGTGTTCACACCCCATGGCGTTTGATCCGCTCGATTGGCTAGATGTTGAATTGAAGGCGCTGGATGCACAGCATTTGCGCCGCAGGCTGGTCGTGCGCGCCGGCACACAAAAAGCGATCGTTTCCCTCAACGGGCGCGAATTCATTAATTTCGGCGCGAACGATTATTTGGGCCTGGCCAGCGATCCACGGTTAATGGAAGCCGCTCAGCGCGCAGCCCAAAACGAGGGTTGGGGTGCGGGAGCCAGCCCGTTGGTTACAGGCCGCTGTGCCGCGCATGCCGAATTGGAGCAACGTCTGGCTGAATTTGAAGGTACCGAAGCGGCGCTGACGTTCACTTCGGGTTTTGCCGCAAACTGCGGAACCGTGGCCGCCGTAGTGGGCGCCCGCGATGCCATTTACGCTGACGCCAAAAATCACGCCAGTTTGATCGATGGCTGCCGATTATCTCGGGCCGAAGTGCACATTTATCGCCATGGCGATGTCGAACATTTAGCGGAGCTGTTGCGCAATTCGTCGCACTACCGTCGGCGGATGATTGTGACCGATTCACTGTTCAGCATGGATGGCGATTTTGCGCCGCTGGCGCAGTTGGCCGAACTCGCCGAAAAATATCAGGCCATGCTGATGGTTGACGAAGCGCACGCCACCGGTGTTTTCGGCGCGCACGGTCGGGGCGTGGCCGAACAATTGGGCGTGGAAGATGGTGTTCACATTCGCCTGGGCACGCTGAGCAAAGCGCTTGGTTCGGCCGGCGGATTTGTGGCCGGACGGCGAAGTTTGATCGAGTGGCTGGTGAATCGCGCCCGCTCGTACGTTTTCTCCACCGCTTTCCCGCCAGCGGTGGCCGCCGCCGCCACGGCCGCACTGCAAATTGTGCACGACGGACCTCAGCGGCGAAAGGAATTACTTGCCCGCGCCGCTGCGCTTCGCCAAAAACTAACCGCCCAAGGCTGGAACATTGGCTGCTCACAATCGCAAATCATTCCTATTTATATTGGTGAGCCCGATCGCACCATGCAGCTAGCGCAAGCATTGCGCGACCACAGGTTGCTGGTCCCCGGCATCCGTCCGCCATCGGTTCCCGTTGGGGAATCTCTGTTAAGAATTAGTTTGAGTTGGTCGCACACCGCGACCATGCTGGACCAGCTATTGGCCGCGCTAGCCAATTGCTGGGCGGCGGCGCGAGGCGTATAATCACCGGTTCGGTTTTTTGTGGCTGGCTTTGGTGTTAACA
Proteins encoded in this window:
- a CDS encoding serine/threonine-protein kinase translates to MPEWTAEQIGQAAFDRDLIDEHELRTVLAESGSLECDPEQIKQSLVRRELVTNYQLEKLLRGDRSGFFYGKYKVLYQIGSGTFARVFRAVHRETGEVRAVKVLRARHFAIPEMREQFLREGEMGCTLRHPNIVPIYEAAATAGACYIVMEFIEGRNLREHLRVRSHLKPEEAIRLTVDICRGLDYAFQRGISHKDLKSSNVLISSLGQAKLLDFGLAGADPNSSDTELAKLENPRTIDYAALERCTNVRKDDMRSDIFFLGCILYNMLSGKPALEETQDRLARLSRNRFEAMAPIAKLMPELPGEIVAIVNKSAQFYPDQRYQTPAEMLQDLLRVSHRRAAGANGKAHDASGGSGKQRTLMIVEPNFQAQESLRNHFKQKGFRVLVTADPLRPSSLFTDNHQPADCVIFSTSNLGEEALEAFNHFGEKETTKTVPAILLLGPRHQDMAAQAQTADHRATVTTPIKMKHLLRLFDEMMPAAKEAQT
- the cysC gene encoding adenylyl-sulfate kinase, which encodes MSEEKVHVHWHEHSVGREEREALNKHQGCVVWFTGLSACGKSTISNLVDHKLHSMGYRSFVLDGDNVRHGLNASPALLKERHGEEFSKRFGLGFSAQDREENIRRIGAVAELFCSAGIIALTAFISPYRRDRDAVRARLKPGDFIDVFVDAPIEVCEKRDPKGLYKKARAGELKGFTGIDDPYEAPQQPELRLDASKKDAETLADEVIAHLRKSGKIK
- a CDS encoding uracil-DNA glycosylase is translated as MSDDLRTKAARIVTQRLESLQRAGITHLPKAKRAGAVAGVPMSVELPIPLHPQLVTVSPERPGPLPKGEGVRMENLPKEEGEKMANSSAAASAAKSIASPTEERSLFDAPTAERKLLPPQERASALEIIQREVAACTRCPMLVANRTQTVFGVGNNAARICFFGEAPGADEDRLGEPFVGRGGQLLNKMITACKLQREEVYILNVLKCRPPDNRNPLPDEVANCRGYFERQLDIVRPEIICCLGAVASRALLNTERPIGKLRGSFHDYQGIPVVCTYHPAYLLRNPAAKSDAWEDLKMMMRRLGVNL
- a CDS encoding thioredoxin family protein — its product is MFDFAAKFPLGLTYHDFLSRHGTEEQRRRWAAVFDRVQLTPAQREVFAGFVRPMKVLCVVGVWCGDCVNQCPIFQRFAEAAPPLAIRYFDRDVHADLQSMLRICGGNRVPMVVFLSEDDEFLGLYGDRTLAKYQHMAVDQLGPACPTGIVPPHQALLDAVTQEWLNEFERTQLMLRLSARLRQKHGD
- the pyrE gene encoding orotate phosphoribosyltransferase — protein: MYDRQALMELVRNRALRFGDFTLASGKKAKYYLDGKQVTLSSRGALLVAEGLLDLLIAQGPLPTAVGGMAIGADPITAAIITVAGLRNISLAGILVRKEPKGHGTNKYVEGPVQPGDTVAIVEDVVTTGGSSLAAIDRVEQFGLKVTCVAAIIDRLEGGAKAFTSRGIPFSSLLTIRDFGLEPPME
- a CDS encoding type 1 glutamine amidotransferase domain-containing protein, translated to MTHSQSLSGKKFLLFVEDLYEDLELWYPKLRLVEAGAKTTVAGTKAGQKYEGKNGYPCVADAAIAEVRAADFDGLIVPGGFMPDKLRRDPKVLQLVRDFAAASKLVAAICHGGWIPISAGVYRGVRVTGSLGIKDDLVNAGAVWEDAAVVVDRHFVSSRKPDDLPDFCRGILQVMCGGK
- a CDS encoding LysM peptidoglycan-binding domain-containing protein, which produces MESLKPIMLCIVLGGVGYGVYVALNHAPPPEPSPADSPWNKPADNGLGSMHQSEANSIVGAGSLPTAPTANAWQNQAPASGNGATAMQPIAGPPPGATTSASPLSPLATAPLLTVPAATTPPQSAVLAPIAGPPPGANGNSSPGAVPADQPPGMGSSISNASNPALSSAVNVSASDAANQTPGSNIPSLTAPSNDAQTHHDYDASKRTVLTYLNHGQLVDALRELSRWYDHPIVPPEDQPHVVELLSQLAGTVIYSRDAWLAPPYEVRAGDTLESIAQQYQVPWQLLAKINSLQDSSSVMPGQKLKVVRGPFQAQLNTQQGWLALFVDGLYAGRYRVEVSGPLTKPNGDYPVAKFAAGQLGASPSGAPFISLGGDLHLRVPEDALPPGVSAIRISRQDMNDVFDILSDRSQVTIRR
- a CDS encoding transcriptional regulator, with product MSQTTRIVKSTSDELPADLVELVSAVSQLPEEHRQLLVPTLNRVVESTKRRRRILTLVQDALGQLRLDMKYLMFDLEATRRERDDYRRQVEEAQEDT